The following coding sequences lie in one Arachis stenosperma cultivar V10309 chromosome 5, arast.V10309.gnm1.PFL2, whole genome shotgun sequence genomic window:
- the LOC130981725 gene encoding cyanogenic beta-glucosidase-like — protein MDFTVHYLLSTSLILTSTIIEAAIIFNNGVTTTTSLNRASFPEGFVFGTSSSAYQYEGAADIDGRTPSIWDTFTHNYPEKIADRSNGDIAIDEYHRYKEDVEIMKDLNMDAYRFSISWSRILPKGKLSGGVNKEGIKYYNNLINELLAKDIQPFGTILHWDIPQVLEDEYGGLLSPKIVDDFRDYAEVCFKEFGDRVKHWITVNEPWSIGKFAYANGAYAPGRCSPWQNLNCTGGDSATEPYIVSHYQLLAHAAAVNIYKTKYQETQKGKIGIAINSHWILPLYDTKLDHLAAQRALDFMLGWFMDPLTRGDYPVIMKSLVGSRLPKFSSHESRLVRGSFDFIGLNYYTAKYATDAPQLSDARPSFLTDDLVILSSVSSEPNGVQLGARGAYPEGLRELLLYIKENYNNPLIYITENGTEESNDPSLSLEEALNDTSRIDYFYSHLYYIQTAINEGANIKGYFAWSLMDNFEWDFGYTQRYGIVFVDYKNGQKRYPKLSATWFKNFLQCRVHGYDDSRYEHEIHEPLFVEFHKFKCY, from the exons ATGGATTTCACTGTGCATTATCTCCTCAGTACTTCACTGATTCTTACCTCAACAATCATTGAAGCTGCAATCATATTCAACAATGGTGTTACCACTACTACATCTCTCAACAGAGCCAGTTTTCCAGAAGGTTTTGTTTTTGGGACTTCATCATCTGCTTATCAG tatGAAGGTGCTGCAGATATAGATGGCAGAACACCATCTATATGGGATACTTTCACTCATAATTATCCAG AAAAGATAGCTGATAGAAGCAATGGCGACATAGCCATCGATGAATATCATCGCTACAAG GAAGATGTTGAGATCATGAAGGATTTAAACATGGATGCTTATAGATTCTCCATCTCTTGGTCCAGAATACTACCAA AGGGAAAGCTCAGTGGAGGTGTAAACAAGGAAGGAATCAAGTATTACAATAACCTCATCAATGAGCTACTAGCTAAAG ATATTCAACCTTTTGGGACTATTTTACATTGGGACATCCCTCAAGTCTTAGAAGATGAATATGGTGGCCTTTTAAGTCCTAAGATAGT TGATGATTTTCGAGACTATGCTGAGGTTTGTTTTAAGGAATTCGGAGACAGAGTGAAGCATTGGATCACAGTCAACGAGCCATGGTCTATCGGAAAATTCGCCTACGCAAATGGAGCTTATGCACCTGGAAGATGTTCACCATGGCAAAACCTTAATTGCACTGGTGGTGATTCTGCCACTGAACCTTATATAGTGTCACATTATCAGTTACTAGCTCATGCAGCTGCTGTTAACATCTACAAGACTAAGTATCAG GAAACTCAAAAGGGTAAGATAGGGATAGCAATAAATTCTCACTGGATATTGCCACTCTATGATACAAAATTGGATCATCTTGCTGCACAAAGAGCCCTTGATTTCATGCTTGGATG GTTTATGGATCCATTGACAAGAGGAGATTATCCAGTTATCATGAAGTCTCTGGTGGGAAGTAGATTACCAAAATTCTCTTCACATGAATCAAGGCTTGTAAGAGGATCCTTTGATTTCATTGGTTTGAATTACTACACTGCCAAATATGCTACTGATGCTCCACAATTAAGTGATGCAAGGCCTAGTTTCCTCACTGATGATCTTGTTATTCTTTCATCAGTTTCAT CTGAGCCTAATGGAGTGCAGTTGGGTGCAAGG GGTGCTTATCCAGAAGGACTTAGAGAACTTTTGCTCtatattaaagaaaattacaataaCCCTTTAATCTACATCACTGAAAATG GAACAGAGGAATCCAATGATCCTTCACTATCACTTGAAGAAGCTCTTAATGATACAAGCAGAATTGATTACTTCTATAGTCATCTTTACTATATTCAAACTGCAATTAA TGAAGGCGCAAACATAAAAGGATATTTTGCATGGTCGTTAATGGACAACTTTGAATGGGATTTCGGCTACACTCAGAGGTATGGAATTGTGTTTGTAGATTACAAGAATGGCCAGAAAAGATATCCAAAGTTGTCTGCAACTTGGTTTAAGAATTTCCTACAATGCAGAGTACATGGATACGATGATTCCCGCTATGAACATGAAATTCATGAACCATTATTTGTTGAATTTCATAAGTTTAAATGCTATTAG